A region of Mugil cephalus isolate CIBA_MC_2020 chromosome 3, CIBA_Mcephalus_1.1, whole genome shotgun sequence DNA encodes the following proteins:
- the LOC125005493 gene encoding chemokine-like factor, whose amino-acid sequence MDVDSAFLKSRRGLVKVAEMVTLFVAFVCFTAGSRPKFIAATVLEFLITSFLLLLYVLKLNKRLTYFFWPLIDIFNSVFASVYLTVLSLMALITYNVPGTLVGGIVTFMSAGLLFVDIYTLFKLITFNKRRNETQQQANES is encoded by the exons ATGGATGTGGACTCCGCTTTCCTCAAATCCAGGAGGGGGCTGGTGAAAGTGGCAGAGATG gTGACTCTATTTGTAgcatttgtgtgtttcacaGCTGGGTCCAGACCAAAGTTCATTGCAGCCACGGTGTTGGAGTTTCTCATCACttcttttctgctgcttctctatGTGCTCAAACTCAACAAGAGGCTGACATACTTCTTCTGGCCTCTTATT GATATTTTCAATTCGGTCTTTGCATCGGTCTACTTGACTGTCTTGAGTTTGATGGCTTTGATTACGTACAATGTCCCAGGCACGCTGGTTGGAGGG atAGTGACTTTCATGTCAGCGGGGCTGCTGTTTGTGGACATCTACACTCTTTTCAAGCTCATCACATTCAACAAGCGGAGGAATGAAACCCAGCAACAAGCCAACGAATCTTAA
- the cmtm3 gene encoding CKLF-like MARVEL transmembrane domain-containing protein 3 — protein sequence MGDIETPDSNQPRQNVLLSVLPTKEFATSKKGMLLIAEVALSFISFVCFAASTAASFVMVPVLEFLLALFVLFAYSTKFNERFKGFLWPLMDFLRCVTASIIFFIISIIAVSKYADSSSKAAGIFGFIATIAFALDFYLIFNELASFLKQGGGESNEEQSGQQDDSSDSDSD from the exons ATGGGGGACATCGAGACTCCCGACTCGAACCAGCCGCGCCAGAATGTCCTGCTCTCTGTCCTCCCGACCAAAGAGTTCGCCACCTCAAAGAAGGGAATGCTGCTTATTGCTGAAGTG GCTCTGTCCTTCATATCATTCGTGTGCTTCGCGGCCTCCACGGCCGCGTCCTTCGTCATGGTGCCTGTGCTGGAGTTCCTGTTGGCGCTCTTCGTGCTGTTTGCCTACTCCACCAAATTCAACGAGCGGTTTAAAGGCTTCCTCTGGCCTCTTATG GATTTCTTGAGGTGTGTGACCGCCTCCATTATCTTTTTCATCATCTCCATAATAGCAGTGTCCAAATACGCGGACAGCTCCTCCAAAGCTGCTGGG ATATTTGGGTTTATTGCCACCATTGCTTTCGCTTTAGATTTCTATCTCATTTTTAATGAGCTGGCCAGTTTCCTGaagcagggaggaggggagTCCAACGAGGAGCAATCAGGACAGCAAG ATGACTCCTCAGACTCCGACTCAGATTGA